The Leptospira sp. WS39.C2 genome contains a region encoding:
- the thrB gene encoding homoserine kinase: protein MVRLPKIHIKVPGTSANLGPGFDLMGLALDIHNEFEFQFSKEITETKTELKNGKPLPFSKKEDLVEQSYRSYFEKFAPNLEVPPYHCKMTLELPLKGGLGSSASAIVAGLCLAKEVHKRMEKDSLPSEQEFTQYLAEFEGHPDNTLPAYLGGFVFAYSTFGEPVRYFRKKFPSSISIFVLTPEFFVSTEESRKALPKTYVTSDVIFNLSRIGAWMHFLDKRKFGDLIVGLEDKMHTPYRIPNSSPLFPLADTLKQEGIGYCLSGSGPSLLLFLERKTVKTKQNELESKVAKVMKEAGITYSFRRVKPDGMGVRIQVK, encoded by the coding sequence ATGGTACGCCTTCCGAAGATTCATATCAAAGTTCCAGGAACATCCGCCAATTTAGGTCCAGGGTTTGACCTAATGGGGCTTGCCTTGGACATTCACAATGAATTTGAATTCCAATTTTCTAAAGAAATAACAGAAACCAAAACAGAATTAAAAAATGGAAAACCTTTACCGTTTTCTAAAAAAGAAGATTTGGTGGAACAATCTTATCGTTCTTATTTTGAAAAATTTGCACCAAATTTAGAAGTCCCACCTTATCATTGTAAAATGACCCTCGAACTTCCCCTCAAAGGTGGTCTTGGTTCCAGTGCCTCTGCTATCGTTGCGGGATTGTGTTTGGCAAAAGAAGTTCATAAACGAATGGAAAAGGATAGTCTTCCATCGGAACAAGAATTCACACAATATTTAGCAGAGTTTGAAGGTCACCCTGATAATACTTTACCAGCCTACCTTGGTGGATTTGTTTTCGCATACTCGACATTTGGTGAGCCAGTTCGTTATTTTCGAAAAAAATTCCCTTCTTCAATTTCGATTTTTGTCCTCACTCCTGAATTTTTTGTTTCCACCGAAGAATCGAGAAAGGCACTTCCAAAAACTTATGTGACTTCTGATGTAATCTTTAACCTTTCTCGCATAGGTGCTTGGATGCATTTTTTAGACAAAAGAAAGTTTGGTGATCTTATTGTTGGTTTGGAAGATAAGATGCATACTCCATATAGAATTCCGAATTCTTCCCCTCTCTTTCCTTTAGCGGACACTTTAAAACAAGAAGGAATTGGTTATTGTTTGTCAGGTTCTGGCCCAAGTTTGTTACTCTTTTTAGAACGAAAGACTGTTAAAACAAAACAAAATGAATTGGAATCAAAAGTGGCAAAAGTCATGAAAGAGGCTGGGATCACTTACAGTTTTCGTCGAGTCAAACCAGATGGAATGGGTGTTCGGATTCAGGTCAAATGA
- a CDS encoding DsbA family protein, producing the protein MENNFKSWMANPISKIFIGTNLVFAVLFFVSVPSFVKEYVTRDAVSIGGKKYDLRDVKESSPIAYSKFQTEYKSLLKNTFGEFAQDKLFELVAKDKNIKPADVLNEGLVLREPSEEEILTVYMSNKEQLGGKSLAETKDKIVGFLKNQQEQEHSRNKYREIISKYPVDFLIKEPDIVRVTVDEKNNPSIGPKDAKITVIEFSDFECPFCKRSQEVNRQLREKYKGQIRWVFRDFPLPFHQDAMYAHMAANCSIDDGKYWEVFNILFENSGNLSVSNVDDLVLQAGVSQNKYKSCMVNKAKIKSEIEADIQDGQKVGVSGTPAFFINGIFVSGALPFENFDEIIQKELKQ; encoded by the coding sequence ATGGAAAATAATTTTAAATCCTGGATGGCTAATCCCATCTCTAAAATCTTCATAGGGACCAATTTGGTCTTTGCCGTGCTTTTTTTTGTCAGTGTTCCTTCCTTTGTGAAAGAATACGTCACTAGGGATGCAGTGAGCATCGGAGGAAAAAAATACGACTTACGTGATGTAAAAGAATCATCACCGATTGCTTATTCTAAATTCCAGACCGAATACAAATCACTTCTTAAAAATACGTTTGGGGAATTTGCCCAAGACAAATTATTCGAGTTAGTTGCAAAAGATAAAAACATCAAACCTGCCGATGTTTTGAATGAAGGTTTAGTTTTAAGAGAACCGTCAGAAGAAGAAATTTTAACTGTTTATATGTCAAACAAAGAACAGTTAGGTGGAAAGTCTTTGGCAGAAACGAAAGACAAAATTGTAGGTTTTCTAAAAAACCAACAAGAACAAGAACATAGCCGTAATAAATACAGAGAAATCATTTCCAAATACCCAGTAGATTTTTTAATCAAAGAACCGGACATCGTTCGTGTGACTGTAGATGAGAAAAATAACCCAAGTATTGGACCAAAAGACGCTAAAATCACAGTGATCGAATTTTCTGATTTCGAATGTCCTTTCTGCAAACGAAGCCAAGAAGTAAATAGACAACTGAGAGAAAAATACAAAGGCCAAATTCGATGGGTGTTCCGTGACTTCCCTTTGCCTTTTCACCAAGATGCGATGTATGCGCACATGGCAGCAAACTGTTCCATTGATGATGGAAAGTATTGGGAAGTATTTAATATTCTATTTGAAAACAGTGGAAACCTTAGTGTTAGTAATGTTGATGATTTAGTATTACAAGCAGGTGTATCTCAAAACAAATATAAATCCTGTATGGTGAATAAAGCTAAAATCAAAAGCGAAATTGAAGCCGATATCCAGGATGGTCAAAAGGTTGGAGTCAGTGGAACACCTGCTTTTTTCATCAATGGAATTTTTGTATCAGGTGCCTTACCTTTCGAAAACTTCGATGAGATCATCCAAAAAGAACTAAAACAATAA